From Candidatus Binataceae bacterium, one genomic window encodes:
- a CDS encoding LLM class flavin-dependent oxidoreductase, producing the protein MKFGTFYEHQLPRPWVEGGEQKLFQDALDQVELADRLGIDHMWEVEHHFLEEYAHSSAPEIFLAACSQRTKQIRLGHGIVLLPAGYNHPARVAERIATLDLVSNGRVEFGTGESSAELELGGFRIPRADKRDMWLESLGAIARMFVEDPFLGHKGKYFEMPVRNVVPKPVQKPHPPLWVACSRRETIHLAAKLGIGALTFAFVSPEEARQWVNDYYTTLENECEPIGYAINPNIAIVTGFMADENAEKARLAGEEGLRFFSYALAHHYVFGKHEPGKTDIWKNYKASPMSVPGMDGSNSCVGTPDHIRNRLREYEEAGVDQVVFISQAGNNKHEDICASLDLFANKVMPEFKEREEKRAAQKAAKLAPILEKAMKRKPAPSIPKSEGPTIVQAGMLP; encoded by the coding sequence ATGAAGTTCGGCACTTTCTATGAGCATCAGCTTCCACGGCCCTGGGTTGAAGGCGGCGAGCAGAAACTCTTTCAGGATGCGCTCGACCAGGTCGAGCTCGCGGATCGGCTCGGCATCGACCACATGTGGGAAGTCGAGCATCACTTCCTCGAAGAGTATGCGCATTCGTCGGCGCCCGAGATTTTCCTCGCCGCGTGCAGCCAGCGCACGAAGCAGATTCGCCTCGGCCACGGTATCGTGCTGCTGCCGGCCGGCTACAATCATCCGGCGCGAGTTGCGGAACGCATTGCGACTCTCGACCTCGTTAGCAACGGTCGCGTCGAGTTCGGCACCGGAGAATCGTCGGCCGAGCTCGAGCTCGGTGGCTTTCGCATCCCGCGCGCCGACAAGCGCGATATGTGGCTGGAATCGCTTGGCGCCATCGCCAGGATGTTCGTCGAAGATCCGTTTCTCGGCCACAAGGGCAAGTACTTCGAGATGCCAGTGCGGAACGTAGTGCCGAAGCCCGTACAGAAGCCGCATCCGCCGCTGTGGGTCGCGTGCTCGCGGCGTGAGACGATCCATCTCGCGGCTAAGCTCGGAATCGGCGCGCTGACCTTTGCGTTCGTCTCGCCCGAGGAGGCGCGGCAGTGGGTCAACGATTACTACACGACACTCGAGAACGAGTGCGAGCCGATCGGCTACGCGATCAATCCGAATATCGCGATCGTGACTGGCTTCATGGCCGATGAAAATGCCGAAAAGGCGCGCCTTGCCGGCGAGGAGGGATTGAGATTCTTCTCCTACGCGCTCGCGCATCATTATGTGTTCGGCAAGCACGAGCCCGGCAAAACCGACATCTGGAAGAACTACAAGGCGAGCCCGATGAGCGTGCCGGGGATGGACGGATCCAACTCGTGCGTCGGCACACCCGATCACATTCGCAATCGGCTGCGCGAATACGAAGAAGCAGGCGTCGACCAGGTCGTCTTCATCTCGCAGGCGGGCAACAACAAGCACGAAGACATCTGCGCGTCGCTCGATTTGTTCGCGAACAAGGTGATGCCGGAGTTCAAGGAGCGCGAAGAAAAACGCGCCGCGCAGAAAGCCGCAAAGCTGGCCCCCATCCTCGAAAAAGCAATGAAGCGCAAACCCGCACCGTCGATCCCAAAGAGCGAAGGTCCGACAATCGTTCAGGCCGGCATGCTTCCGTAG
- a CDS encoding TetR family transcriptional regulator encodes MVRKEGAARAGAKVVDLRKPADTRDRVLQVAQTLFAERGYRGTSLRDIAKRIGIKAPSLLHHFPSKQQLYVAVLDRMFESIEDSANAIAWAREDRQAQMRQAITDAIDFMVARPDFVRLLWMEMADESGVGRQVLKRRLPPLFSTAVNFIFRGQREGQFRSEVEPNHFMWSLQSITIGFFNTAAMLKRLWGVNLLEPETIERRKHEVIDMVSRTLFVDRPSIAE; translated from the coding sequence ATGGTGCGTAAGGAAGGCGCGGCGCGGGCAGGCGCGAAGGTTGTCGATCTGAGGAAGCCTGCCGACACGCGCGACCGCGTGTTGCAGGTCGCGCAGACGCTCTTCGCCGAGCGCGGCTATCGCGGCACCAGCCTGCGCGATATCGCCAAGCGCATCGGGATCAAGGCGCCCTCGCTGCTGCATCATTTTCCCTCCAAGCAGCAGCTCTACGTCGCCGTGCTCGATCGCATGTTTGAGAGTATCGAGGATTCCGCCAACGCGATCGCGTGGGCGCGCGAGGATCGCCAGGCGCAGATGCGTCAGGCGATCACCGATGCGATCGATTTCATGGTCGCGCGGCCCGACTTCGTGCGTCTGCTCTGGATGGAAATGGCGGACGAGAGTGGAGTCGGCCGCCAGGTGCTGAAACGCCGCCTGCCGCCGCTGTTTTCAACGGCGGTCAATTTCATTTTTCGAGGCCAGCGTGAAGGTCAGTTCCGATCCGAGGTCGAGCCGAATCACTTCATGTGGAGCCTGCAATCCATCACGATTGGATTTTTCAACACGGCGGCAATGCTCAAGCGGTTGTGGGGCGTCAACCTGCTTGAGCCGGAAACAATCGAGCGTCGTAAACACGAAGTCATCGACATGGTCTCGCGCACACTGTTCGTGGACCGGCCGTCGATCGCGGAGTAG
- a CDS encoding amidase, producing MSELHWKPAYELAAMIRRRELKPSELMTATIGRIETVNPKVNAMCALRLDEAMAEARAMDEKIARKEEVGPLAGLPLGVKDLEDAAGLPTTFGSKPFRNHFPEHDSVEVARLKAAGAIVIGKTNAPEFGYTAFTKNLLFGPTRNPWNLERTPGGSSGGSSAAIAGGILPLATGSDGGGSIRIPACYTGCYGLKTTKGRIPGEPLLGMLNWNDTAVVGGLTRTVRDSALFLDQVVGYHPIDPDSVPHPGISYQAILERLPKKLHIAFHPDFGKIVQRDVMREIEKAVAVFKDAGHDVATIDDPVPETGGAWMRLGGTQSYAALHEMMAKHHDDFGRAWIAGTEAAERITWKHYGAAYRRRFEFNEWCRSVFERFDLLLTPVLPTEAFPAKGPMPSEINGVPLKDGLDAVVFTYPFNLSGHPAASVRAGFTDSGLPCGLQIVAERYREDLVLQASYAYEQARPWNDKWPAI from the coding sequence ATGTCCGAACTGCATTGGAAGCCAGCGTACGAGCTTGCCGCGATGATCCGCAGACGGGAGCTCAAGCCCAGCGAGTTGATGACTGCGACGATCGGGCGCATCGAAACGGTTAATCCAAAAGTCAACGCGATGTGCGCGCTCAGGCTCGACGAGGCGATGGCCGAGGCGCGCGCGATGGATGAGAAGATCGCGCGCAAGGAGGAAGTCGGACCGCTCGCGGGATTGCCGCTCGGCGTGAAGGATCTCGAGGACGCGGCGGGATTGCCGACCACGTTCGGCTCCAAGCCGTTTCGCAATCATTTTCCCGAGCACGATTCAGTTGAGGTCGCGCGGCTCAAGGCAGCCGGCGCGATCGTGATCGGAAAAACCAACGCACCCGAGTTCGGCTACACCGCCTTCACGAAGAACCTGCTCTTCGGCCCGACGCGCAACCCATGGAATCTCGAACGCACGCCCGGCGGATCATCGGGCGGAAGCTCGGCGGCGATCGCCGGCGGAATCCTACCATTGGCGACGGGCTCCGACGGCGGCGGCTCGATTCGTATCCCGGCCTGTTACACCGGATGCTACGGCCTCAAAACCACCAAGGGCCGAATCCCCGGCGAGCCGCTCCTCGGCATGCTCAACTGGAACGACACGGCCGTCGTCGGCGGGCTCACGCGGACGGTCCGCGACTCGGCGCTCTTTCTCGACCAGGTCGTCGGTTATCATCCCATCGATCCCGACTCCGTGCCGCATCCGGGAATCTCATACCAGGCGATTCTCGAGCGCCTGCCGAAAAAGCTGCACATCGCGTTTCATCCTGACTTCGGAAAGATCGTGCAGCGCGACGTGATGCGCGAGATCGAAAAAGCGGTCGCGGTCTTCAAAGACGCGGGTCACGACGTGGCGACAATTGACGATCCCGTTCCTGAGACCGGCGGGGCCTGGATGCGCCTCGGCGGCACGCAGAGCTATGCGGCGCTGCACGAGATGATGGCGAAGCATCACGACGATTTCGGCCGCGCGTGGATCGCGGGCACCGAAGCCGCTGAGCGCATCACATGGAAGCATTACGGCGCGGCATATCGGCGGCGGTTTGAGTTTAACGAATGGTGCCGCAGCGTGTTCGAGCGCTTCGATCTGCTGCTCACGCCTGTTCTGCCGACGGAAGCATTTCCCGCAAAGGGTCCGATGCCGAGCGAGATCAACGGAGTACCGCTGAAAGACGGCCTCGACGCGGTCGTGTTCACGTATCCGTTCAACCTGAGCGGCCATCCGGCAGCATCGGTGCGCGCGGGCTTCACCGACTCGGGCTTGCCATGCGGTTTACAGATCGTAGCCGAGCGTTACCGCGAAGATCTCGTACTGCAGGCGTCGTATGCATACGAGCAGGCGCGTCCCTGGAACGACAAGTGGCCCGCGATTTGA
- a CDS encoding response regulator translates to MSDDTSGKMLNSDVRIFLVEDNPDHVFIALTVIRQVLGEAIDIIHAEDAREAMDTLARFTEFDRPDLILVDLRLPDNGGFAVLQAVKSNPELETVPVFVITSSLYDRDIAKSYELGASAVLCKPLSRARLRDELVRIGALPPSARSEDTPFGN, encoded by the coding sequence ATGAGCGACGATACATCGGGGAAAATGCTGAACTCTGATGTGCGCATCTTTTTGGTCGAGGACAATCCCGACCACGTCTTTATTGCGCTCACCGTGATCAGGCAGGTACTCGGCGAAGCTATCGATATCATTCATGCTGAGGATGCCCGCGAAGCCATGGATACGCTGGCGCGGTTCACCGAGTTTGATCGTCCCGACCTGATTCTCGTCGATTTGCGTCTGCCCGATAACGGCGGCTTTGCCGTGCTGCAGGCCGTGAAGAGCAATCCTGAACTCGAGACTGTACCAGTCTTCGTGATCACAAGCTCGCTCTATGATCGCGATATCGCCAAGAGCTATGAGCTTGGCGCGTCTGCCGTGCTCTGCAAGCCGCTGTCGCGCGCGCGCTTGCGCGACGAGCTGGTGCGTATTGGTGCCTTGCCGCCCTCGGCCCGCAGCGAAGACACGCCTTTCGGCAACTAG
- a CDS encoding aminotransferase class III-fold pyridoxal phosphate-dependent enzyme: MKPYTFEKSEALFERAKKVVPGGIYGHQSPLLLTKGAYPSFFARGEGSHVWDVDGNEYIDYLCSYGPIIVGHRHPKVEEAAKKQMDLGNCFNAPTPMWVELAEHLVSITPFADWSVFAKNGSDVCTYATVVARHATGRPKIAMCQGAYHGAHAWCTPVASGVTTEDRANIVYFRFNDLESLNRAVAENHGQLAGVIISPFRHDAGHDSELPVEGFLAGVRKICDAKGIVMILDDVRAGFRLHMGGSGELFGVRPDLSTYCKAIANGYPLAACLGRDSLRKAAQEVFFTGSYFTSAVPMAASLATLRELQASGGIERMRTLGEKLRAGMLSQARSHGIEVTYSGPPALPYMTFKADGDRFDRNKLFCGECSHNGIYFAPRHNWFLSAAHTDQDIDRTLEVTDKAFTVVKKQFGD, encoded by the coding sequence GTGAAGCCCTACACATTCGAAAAGAGCGAGGCGCTCTTCGAGCGCGCCAAGAAAGTCGTCCCCGGCGGTATCTACGGCCATCAATCGCCGCTGCTGCTGACCAAGGGCGCGTATCCATCGTTTTTTGCGCGCGGCGAAGGCTCGCACGTATGGGACGTCGATGGCAACGAGTACATCGACTACCTCTGCTCGTACGGCCCCATCATCGTCGGCCATCGCCATCCCAAGGTCGAGGAAGCCGCGAAGAAGCAGATGGATCTTGGAAACTGCTTCAACGCTCCAACACCGATGTGGGTCGAGCTCGCCGAGCATCTCGTATCGATCACACCCTTCGCCGATTGGAGCGTGTTTGCGAAGAACGGCTCCGACGTCTGCACCTATGCGACCGTCGTTGCGCGGCATGCGACCGGGCGCCCGAAAATCGCGATGTGCCAGGGCGCGTACCACGGCGCTCACGCATGGTGTACGCCAGTTGCGAGCGGCGTCACCACAGAGGATCGCGCGAATATCGTTTACTTCCGCTTTAATGATCTCGAAAGCCTCAATCGCGCCGTTGCGGAGAATCATGGTCAGCTCGCGGGCGTGATCATCTCCCCGTTTCGCCACGACGCCGGTCACGACTCAGAACTGCCGGTCGAAGGCTTCCTCGCCGGGGTGCGTAAAATCTGCGACGCCAAGGGCATTGTGATGATCCTCGACGATGTGCGCGCCGGCTTTCGCCTCCACATGGGCGGCTCGGGTGAGCTCTTTGGCGTGCGTCCCGATCTCTCGACCTACTGCAAGGCTATCGCCAACGGCTATCCGCTCGCGGCCTGCCTCGGGCGCGACAGCCTGCGCAAGGCGGCGCAGGAAGTGTTCTTCACGGGATCATATTTCACCAGCGCCGTGCCGATGGCGGCGAGCCTCGCAACTCTGCGCGAGCTCCAGGCGAGCGGCGGTATCGAGCGGATGCGCACCCTCGGCGAAAAGCTGCGCGCCGGGATGCTCTCGCAGGCACGCAGCCACGGAATCGAAGTGACCTATTCAGGCCCGCCCGCGCTGCCCTACATGACGTTCAAGGCCGACGGCGATCGCTTCGATCGCAACAAGCTCTTCTGCGGCGAATGCTCCCACAACGGAATCTATTTCGCCCCCCGCCACAACTGGTTCCTCTCGGCAGCGCATACCGATCAAGACATCGACCGCACGCTGGAAGTGACCGACAAAGCCTTCACCGTTGTAAAGAAACAGTTTGGCGACTGA